tctaatagtacggcaaaactccgttagatccccaaatgcacttgacaaagaattcaggtgaagcggtttcacaaaacgagtatgcacgtgtgatcggaagtctcatgtacttgaccaattgtactagaccggatctggcgcatgcagtaaacgtacttagtcgatatacaagtaatccaggtcatacacactggaaagctataacgagggtactcaattacttgcgctacaccaaagattttgggcttcactatggtaaagaaccagcagttttagaaggatacagtgatgctaactggatatcagattctaaaaactcaaaatccacgagtggatatgtctttacactaggaggagcagcaatatcatggaaatctaccaaacaaacagtgttagccagatctaccatggaatctgagttcatagccttagacaaagcagcagaagaagctgaatggcttagaaattttttggaagatattcctatgtgggagaaacctgtgccagctatacgcatacattgtgatagtcaatcagcaatagctcgggctcagaataatctctacaatggtaaatctcgtcacatcagaagacgacataaaaccattagacaacttatctcaactggtgtaatcacaatagactacatcaaatcggctgacaacctagcgcgatccatttactaaaggtttgccacgagatgttgttgctaaatcatcaaaaggaatgggtttaaagcctataacgaatgaggatgcttgattgcaaccctacctatcatgactggagatcccaagacgtaggttcaaagggaaaacaaaatcaagcagaatctaaccaaagcacttgagacaaagtagtctcttcccagctcctaagatgagaaaagtgctaacaaatgtgtaaaggataagcataagcttttaatgattccatagcttctaagcggagtattactcaatacttttcatggtcaatcacctaatgagtgtgaaatggggccgtttctaggagaatgaatgcaaggctatattctctaagttcactcatgaaaaccaggaatagttcagggccacaatgaacacaatagagaactaagttctacgagaaaatgaagctgcgttatgcctgttgtctcggtctacataaaacaccggttggttcaagacatcatgttcaccttctggtaaagtaaacccgacagatattaactatgagtggttcaaggcttaaaaatgccaccaactcaaacacagtgaatttttcgcaaacactctcgataagttTGTCTAGTCTAGTAaagattagaataagtatagtttttagagtctatcgagtctgcatttagtctgcatatgttttagaagagtcatttctattcatgtgggggattgttgggcctaattattaagcctaatggctcaaataatatatggcaAAATGTGAAAACGAAATGGGCCTATGGGTTCTTATAAAAAGCCTTGTTGGCTTTAATGAAATGAAGTTAACAACATCCCACATTGGTTGGGAGAGTTGATtttgaggagtatatatatgtcttcatgacatgagaggttaaacagctcagaggaagagagagctccccacgcgcgcgcgccgccgccgtccggtcggctcggctcggcttgGGCTCGGGCgtggtcttgggtcttgggtcttgggtcttggtggagggcctccgacccgataagaatattctttttggaccaagttaagctcaacgttttgccatttaattcccgaaaaacgacatgcattttattttaaattcgtttatAAACAACACGCTGTCTCTCTTCTTGACGATAAGTTTAAACGAGAATCTTGCGGAGGAAGTTTTGTAACGCCTCGCTTCCGAGATCCTCATGAGATTTCCGCCAACGTGCGCACGTGCGGCATTAGTTACGGAAAatggctcgtcttctcttctttataaactcgtctcctccttcatttttcttGAAGTTTTTACGCAACAAAAAATCACCAGATCCCTCAACGTAAGTCTAGAGAGTGtgtcgtagagtttatagttcgataggacgatcacgagtgaggcgtgattcgtctgccatggttgtatcctgggactctatattcgtacagtcccgtctcactaacggagcgaatattttgagttaaggaaagagatcatatctcgactccatgtctctttgcgaatacgatttcttattgttcttgtattcgtcttttacattcgtttatttccttaaaatcgtttttattctatcgtttatgtcagtccggttttccggcttctacaaAGATTagtcttgtttttgtttctggTTGATGTTATCAAAGTTTGATTTCTGAGTTTTGGTTGTTTAGGTCTCTCCTGAATCAGCAAACCAATTTGGAGAACTGGTTGCAGATCCTGTTACTAATGAACTGCTTCATTACACCGAGAAACCCGAAACTTTTGTATGTACATATCACTGAGATGATAATCAGCTCCTTAACATCCCCAAGATTTGAttctaacttgttttttttgaaacacaggtCAGTGACCGTATTAACTGCGGTGTTTATGTATTTACACCTGACATTTTCACTGCCATAAGAGATGTTTCCTTTCAAAGGAAAGATACAGGTAAAAGCAAGTAACAAAGATCTTAAAACATAGTGTATATGCTTTCTTCTCTTATTATTATACATCTTCAAAGTCCCTCTCATTCTTGTTccctttttcttttgtcttagCAATTCTGAGACGTGTTTCCAGCTTTGAAGCTCTTCAACCGGCAACAAGGTTTGTCTGCCTGTATCTTCATAGCCTTTGAACTGAATCTTCTTAAGATTGATATGTTTTTCACCCTTTTTTTAAAATAGGATCCCAGCAGATTTTGTAAGACTGGATCAAGACATACTTTCACCTCTAGCTGGGAAGAAGCAGTTATATACTTACGAGACTTTGGATTTCTGGGAACAAATCAAATCTCCTGGGTATGCCTTTTGCCTTATCTCATTTCTTACAGCTGAAACAGGTTATCAATTGTTTACGTCTCTTACCTATTGGTTGACTTTTGAGCAGGATGTCGCTGAGGTGCTCGGGACTCTATCTTTCTCAGTTCCGGTTGACATCTCCGCAAGTGTTGGCTAGTGGTGATGGAACAAAGAGCGCAATAGTGATTGGTGATGTTTACATACATCCTTCTGCAAAAATACACCCAACTGCAAAGGTAAGTTCCCTCTGGTTGTGTCCCTTGTTGAAGCAACTTCTTACTTTTATCACAAAGACATTCTGTTTGCTCTATTAACAGATTGGTCCCAACGTATCAATCTCTGCAAATGCTCGTGTTGGGCCTGGTGTCAGGCTCATCAGCTGTATCATCCTTGACAACGTTGAGATCATGGTATGTTTTCCTATATCAGAGACTTAAAGAGAAAAACGAGCAAAGTTTTCTCTTGTGATCGACTCTCTTTAGTGACTGTTTTGCTTGCATAGGAAAATGCAGTGGTGACTAACGCAATTGTTGGGTGGAAATCTTCTATAGGGAGATGGTCCCGTGTCCAGGCAtgtttctctcttctcctcatCTCTTAAGAGTCTGACCTTTAAATGTTTCTTTCTTGTTTCCTACACAATCATGAACCTTAACTTATACTTTGTTGATCACAGGCTGAGGGAGTCTACAACTCCAAACTAGGAGTTACTATTCTcggtaaagtttttttttatattcactTCCTTAAAGAGTCTCTCCTTCTACTTATAGACATAAAGGTAATCTGAAACATAAATGGATTTCAGGAGACTCGGTTGCAGTTGAAGACGAGGTTGTGGTGACCAGCAGTATTGTTCTTCCAAACAAGACACTCAACGTCAGTGTTCAAGACGAGATCATCTTATAACTCAAGAAAGGAAACCAACCTTGAGGATCCATATACCATCATGTCCCTGAGATTCAGTGTTCACTGGAGAAATCACAAAAGCAAGTATTTGAGAATTATTTCACATGaatcttttgtttaaatttgTACCAGATTCCACCATATATACTGAGTCACAGCTACTGTAAATGCACTGGATTTTGGCCCATGATATATGATAATAAAGCACTTGTGTCTTTTCCCATGAAGCTCTAGTGTATCAATGTCCATAGCTGTTTTTAGCATATGCAAGTCAAACGGTCGAAGAGCATATAGTCCGCGtctaaaatttagatttttcttttaagaTAGTGTATAGTTTAAagttacattttaaaaattttataggTATACTTTGAGATTTAATGCTTGTAACTTCAAAAGAAAcactaaatatataaagatagtactgttaacttttaaaaattacatcatTACTTCATTAAATGCaccatttatatttttctaaacaaGGTCTAAAAAACAATTTGAGACGGCATTGTCAATGTCTCTAAAGAAAATGACATGAATGTTTTGAGCATGGTGAATTAAAGGCCACCAACTCCTATACAAGGAGGATCAAGACATAAACACATTACTATCAACATTAATAGACAGTAGTTACTGTGATTACTAGGACTAATAAAAATCTACAGAGGAGAGTTGTCATTGTCAGATAAGAGTGAAAAGAGAGCAGACAAAGGATTGTAAAATCAAAAGAGATTGGGACCCTCAAAAGATAATGACCGTGAAGACTGAAGACACAACAATGTTACGTTATCTGACAAGACATAAACACATCATTGATCGATATAGATTTGATTTCCTCTCTAAAAGATCCGATCCTCCAGATTCTCTTCTCTGTGTTTATATCACACCACCAtcccttctcttctctctctcttatttaTGCAACTCATCGTCTTCCCTCACATTGATGTTTGTGTCCTTCCTTGACGTTATATATCTAACAtccctcttcttcattctacttTCAGTTTCACAAGAGAGAACAATGGCAGTGGGagatttatcttcttcttcttcttcttcttcctcccagGAGTTGCATGTTCTCGCTGTTGATGATAGTTTTGTTGACCGTAAGGTTATAGAGAGGTTGCTTAGGATCTCTGCTTGTAAAGGTAATAAATAATA
This Brassica napus cultivar Da-Ae chromosome C6, Da-Ae, whole genome shotgun sequence DNA region includes the following protein-coding sequences:
- the LOC106387245 gene encoding mannose-1-phosphate guanyltransferase alpha isoform X1; this encodes MGSAVEEKVVAVIMVGGPTKGTRFRPLSLNIPKPLFPIAGQPMVHHPISACKRIPNLAQIYLVGFYEEREFALYVSAISNELKVPVRYLREDKPHGSAGGLYQFRNLIMEDDPSHIFLLNCDVCCSFPLPEMLEAHRKYGGIGTLLVIKVSPESANQFGELVADPVTNELLHYTEKPETFVSDRINCGVYVFTPDIFTAIRDVSFQRKDTAILRRVSSFEALQPATRIPADFVRLDQDILSPLAGKKQLYTYETLDFWEQIKSPGMSLRCSGLYLSQFRLTSPQVLASGDGTKSAIVIGDVYIHPSAKIHPTAKIGPNVSISANARVGPGVRLISCIILDNVEIMENAVVTNAIVGWKSSIGRWSRVQAEGVYNSKLGVTILGDSVAVEDEVVVTSSIVLPNKTLNVSVQDEIIL
- the LOC106387245 gene encoding mannose-1-phosphate guanyltransferase alpha isoform X2 — protein: MGSAVEEKVVAVIMVGGPTKGTRFRPLSLNIPKPLFPIAGQPMVHHPISACKRIPNLAQIYLVGFYEEREFALYVSAISNELKVPVRYLREDKPHGSAGGLYQFRNLIMEDDPSHIFLLNCDVCCSFPLPEMLEAHRKYGGIGTLLVIKVSPESANQFGELVADPVTNELLHYTEKPETFVSDRINCGVYVFTPDIFTAIRDVSFQRKDTAILRRVSSFEALQPATRIPADFVRLDQDILSPLAGKKQLYTYETLDFWEQIKSPGMSLRCSGLYLSQFRLTSPQVLASGDGTKSAIVIGDVYIHPSAKIHPTAKIGPNVSISANARVGPGVRLISCIILDNVEIMENAVVTNAIVGWKSSIGRWSRVQAWSLQLQTRSYYSRRLGCS